Part of the Vigna angularis cultivar LongXiaoDou No.4 chromosome 1, ASM1680809v1, whole genome shotgun sequence genome, ACCTAGCTTAcgtcatttaaatttttaaaaaaaatttacacagTTAACTATATTATACGTGCCACATATTCATCAAACTGCACAGGTCACTCAGTTTTGGCCACGATGGCATTTGCACCATTATGTTTTTAACACCGTGAGCCAAAAGAAccttattgaatattttttaacgaaatatgagatcttactgaacttttttaaaaggtatgatcactttgaaccaaaccccaAAAAACaaggaccaaatgatgtattaaatcaaaattataactattttaaaattactttctaagttctcatatatatatatatatatatatatatatatatatatatatatatatatatatatatatatatatatatatatatatatatatatatatatatatatgtatatatatgtatatatatatatatatatatattttgtgagAGAGTGAgcgaatttatttttatttaaactaatttaactttattgtCTAACATTTTTCTTCAAAGAGTTGGAATATACTACTTATGATTATTCAATTATCGTTGCCGCACACATACGGTAGTAAATACAAATCATATTATTAGACGTATAGGTAATGtttcttttctaatttattacGAAACTATTTTACGTGATTGTAATTGATGTAAAAGAACCAAATTTATACTGTAGAAGGATCTGAACTATAAACGTGAATCAATTTGGTGAGATGTGCATATAGTTCATCcaattatagttaaaattaatctttttacatttcttttgaaattaaaattaatcatttacaTTTCTTTGGAAGATAAACTATTAAAGTTATTCTCGTGTTTGATTTTTGTAAGCAAATGTAAAGGAAATGATATTGTTAAACATCTACatgataatttctttttaaatttattattgaagTTATTTTAAGTTTCTCTAAATAATTTGTTTCGATGCAGGAAATCAAATTCACAATTAGCTATTTTCAGTAGATGTTATGAGATTATTAactattgttttatgtttgaaaCAAATTTAGTATGCGATGCATTTTATTTAGAgaattgaataaatttaataattcgTACTCGAAAGGtggaaaatttgttatttttcaattttttaaagtaCAACGCTTCCACAAATGTTCtctttatgtttaatttaatattaggGTTAGAATTCGTTGAATTGTCCTTTTACAAAGTATTATTTACTTGCGGTTCTTGCTCTTGCAAAAGGTGGTGAAATTTCCCAATATTAAAGTTTCAAAATGTTAGCAACGCAACTTTAATTGcacatttttaaagtattttatattttctattgaatatgtaaatataaatatataaatttattttatatttatattctaattttattttactaactcAGAAATCaatcacattttcttcaacTCAAATTTACACATTTTTTATCGAAGTcaaattcatataataaatatacttttatcaAAGTCTCACTTGTTGCACCGTACAGAAACTATGTCCATGAAGATTCATTAATGGAGGTTTTCTTCTAgtttaagaaagaagaatgcAGGGTACAATTCTTAGGAATGAACACATGTTTGAATCAACAAAATGATCAATTTGAATGCAACCAGGATTTAGATAACCTATTAGACAACATCGAATCCAAACCAAATGTGATTGACTTGCCACAgggttttgaaaaaaatcatcACGTTTCAATACATACGTGACTTCAAACCTCGACttataagatatttttgtaagtttaagttatgtttaaaattttcttcaagattaaatatcttctaaatcttAACAACATAATTTGTTTAGAAATCATCTCAAACTAAAATGAACCCACCTAACCCTAAACAGAAACAATGAATTTTGCTGATATGATGCTCTAAAACCAAGGAACAAAACAGAAAGTACAATCATTCACCAAAATACCGTAACTTCAGAATGTTCATATGGGGGGAGGTCACAAGCAAAACAACGGCTAAAGGAGAAAAACCCAAcaaatagtatataaaaaagGGGAGATGGAAACACACAAATCACGGAAGAGAGACATGCATTCAGTACCAAACATAGAATCCTAGGTAATAAAATATGGCATCTCAAATTGGTTTCAAGGGTATAGGTatatcttcaaattttattcCATAAATGAAGTATGGAATTAGTCCCTAATCGCATCCATAAATGTGAAATTGGATTCAGAATTATTAGTTAAATTATTTGGTagatatcaattataataaaacggatgaatattttgtattaataacatattaacTTGACAATCTCAAAATACCTGTATCAATTGTATAGAACTTAAtgaagtcttaattaattgccTATAAAAGTCTTAATTTGGTTTACTCGTTTTTATGATACAATACCATCTCTTATCAATCCTCTTGTCTTGGTATTAGATCCTGTACTCTCATGGGGCTCCAAGCCCTGGGCCATTGTGAACAAAACATAGTTAGGTCCATAGACACGTAATACTAATTTGTATTTAGGAATGTACAACCTCGAATACAAATTTGTATTCCGAATTGTACATTCCACAACATCTCCGGATTAAAAAATCTGGAACTAAGAGTAAAAATCCTAAACTAGAGGATAAATTTGGagttttttatgtttatgaGGGTGCAGGTTGAAACTATGaaggaggtgcaggaagaagttGCCAATTTCTCAATAGTATCCTGTTCATCAAGGAGACCTCAATTACAAAACAGGTACACTTCCTAAGATCAAATGACATAGACCTAGCAGAACTAGGCTTTGAACTTCAAACCTGATAGTGCTTCACTAAAGTACTTGCCAAAACAtgtctaatatttttttgtttctcctTCTGGTGAGAAGGATTTGATGTGTTATTTACAAAGTTATGTTTGGTTTCAGTTTAGCATAACATGTCTGGTCTCAATTTTGTTCAGTTCATGTCTATTTTCCTTTTACAGAGCATTACAAGATTGTTTGCAGAATGGAGATTAATTAAGTAATCGTTTTTTCAATCTACTGGATTAAGAAGGAAATAGAACACTTCTAACCCAACAAgtttcttaattattaaatttttgtctTGATCGCAAGAGTTCCCAAATATTTAAAGAACCTAATACCATCTATCTCACAACAATCATGCAATCTAGCTAGAATTCTTGATTAGGAGAAACAATGATAGCCGTGAGCTGAAACATgcatatgaatatatatatatatatatatatgaaacgATAATAAAGAGGAAATTCGTTAATGTTTGGAGAAATCTCTCACACCCACCTGTGAGCTAATACTAATATTCACCCTTCCTGTCCGTTAACCCAACAAACTCAACACATTTAGCAGAAAGCTAAAACCAAGATTTGTCTTCACTACCATATTCCTACAGAAATTATCTAAACTTACATTCAAATTGTAGTTCTTTCAAACCAGACTTGGTTGACTATTAAGTATTAATTAGATAATAAACCACCATCACTTAGTGGTAAAATAAGACTGCTAACAAGCAACAATTTTACACCATACTACATATattcaagtaaacaaaaaaCCATACCTAACTAATCCCACAACAGCAGCAACCAAAGAAAAACATTATCGATACCATACGTAACTCGAGGGATAGAGAAGATATAAACCCACAAATCAAAGATCAACATACTATTTATGCAAATGGAGGATTAAGATTTAAAGAGTAGCaaacaataaaaatcaaaatatcttTGCAATTTCtcaagaaaaactaaaaacattgtcaaaagtaaagagaaaatacaaaacaaagaatcaGCTGTTTTATCTGAATCCCAACATCTTCCCCTCTCTCTCTTCCCTCCCATAGAGTTTACCTTTCACGAAAGTCAAGATAGGGCACCCCATTCAAGATTTGCTTTAAAGGCAAACTCTGAACACTGCTTCCGGGCCTCTTCCCCATTAAAGGGGTCCGTGAACTAATTTGCTCAGAAAGCATCACACAGTTCGAAATTTTTGATTATAAATGTATTGTCTTCTAGTAAGTAGTAAGCAATCCCACCGCAAGAAATTTATCCTGGTGCTACATTACAACATCATATACAACCAATTTAACACGGTAGTTAATTCTTTTAGGCCATAGATTCAATCTCAAGCACTAAGTGAAAGAAGAGAGCTAAGAAACACAAACAACGTTTTTTCTCTCAATTCAATTGAAAAATCCTGTATGTATGTACCAACAATAATACAACATGTGAATGCGACCATACCATAATAAACATGAAAGAAGCAAACACCGGTGAATGTGAACTGAACTGAGCTCAGCTGAGCTACTCTTAAACCAGGATTTGATCAAATTCCTTATTTAAAGCAACAAATGAAACAGATCAACCactacacacacaaacaaacaaacaccgAAAATCAGCACACAAGGTATCATTGATTAGTCCTCCACTGTTTTACACTATTCCATTACATCATAACAAAGAAAGAAACCAAACTTACAAATAATCCGCACATGAGCGTGTAGGGGATGGTTACAGTCATACATCCAAATTTTCCATCTGAATGCTGCTCTTGAGAGGGACGTATTCCCCAAGGTACCCTCCGAGGTGATCGTGCAGCGCGCTTTTATCAATCCCCTGGTGATGGAAACTCTTGCAAACGTAGTAAAACACGCTCTGCACCAACAACCCAACCAAATTGACAATGACCAACAACCCCACGAGGAACCCTCCAACGACGATCCTAGTGAAGACGCCGTAGACGTCCCCACCGTGGACGACGACGACACTAAAGATCCCAGAGATGATGCTGCAGACAACGAGGTAGGCAGCGACGAGAACGGCGGCGTACTTGGTCCTACCCTTGAGAAGGTGGTAGCTTTTCTTCATGGCGGCGAGGCCGTAGACAGGCTCGAGGACGGAGACGACGGAGGCGAGGTGCCAGAGGGCGGTGATGTAGACATGGGCGACGAGGAAGAGGGAAAGGATGATGAGGAgggagaggaggaggaggagagagTTGTTGGTGTCGATGGCGACGATGATGAGGACGAGGGAGAGGAGGATGAGGGAGTTGTAGAGGATCATGAGAAGGGTGACCCAGAGGAAGGTGATGAAGAGGCGCTTGAAGACGCGTGGGATGGCGGAGATGGTGGAGGAGAAGGAGACAGGCTTGGCGGTGTAGAGGGATGCGACGGTGAAGACGACGGCGGCGGTGGAGAGGAGGGAGAATGcgaagaggaagaggaggtaGGAGAACTggatgaggaggaggagggtccACTGGTGGGAGGTCTGGGAGGGGTCGTTGAAGGGGTTCTGGAGCTGAACGATGAGAGGGTGGGTGAAGAGGGAGTGGGCGAGGATCGCGAAGGAGAGAGGGAAGATAAGGGTGAGCGTGATGAGGTAGAAGGTCTTCGGAGAACGCTTTGGAATTGAGGTCGATTCTCGCAGGATGTCGGGGATGTTCAGAAATTGAAGCTCCTCCGGTGCCAGATCCATCTTCTTCTCAGAatcaccaacaacaacaactgcgtcttctttctttctttctctctttctttctccctttcttTCTATGGAGAGAAGAGACGGTGGGTGTTGTCTTGTGTGGGGGCtatcttttattgttttcagtAGACACGTTTTATGTTCAGCAACCAAAATCCAGATTTCCCTTCCCAAATTACAAATAACTATACCAGTTTCTTCGCCACTCACTCCtactattatattttcaattattaccattcaattttcttttttcttattttattatcaaatttatattcTGTTAAAGTATTTTATTCATTGATGAAAGCAACTTCAAAGAtcttctctaatcataatttgttCTAAAATTCagtttatcatataaaaaacaCTTCACATTATTAGAgaagatattttatataatttttataaatgattgagaataaatattttataagttaatttataaacaaaatatattttctataataatttaaaaataaaaatatatttaattttttttaattatcgtCGTTCCCGCTTATTAGATTTCTTTCTAAATAAGTCAAATTGAATTTAATGGAACTTGGAAGActgttttttttgtgtttttaacataaaaatgtcAGCGGGAAGCGTGTTCAAAAGGATCCTgattatatatacattattcTCTTTTGCataaacatttaattatatCTGGTTGGAACTCCAGCAgtcaattcaaaattaaaaaactagtTTGTAATTAGAAATAGAAAAACTAATGGAAGTGTttggcaaaaatatatattaaaataattaaaaatgtaaataacaaaaaaaaaatatatatatatatataaattttctttttatttataattattaaatatgtttgtagttattaaatttaatagttaaattttttttaataaagatgttaagttaaaataactatttacattcatttcaaaattttacgttttgaagattttataatGGTTGTTtcttaaattatcttttaactCTGAAATTATAAACACacgataaatatatttaatattttaacttatgGTTACGTAAGttttacctttttatattattattttagttttttagccattatatatatatatatatatatatatatatatatatatatatatatatatatatatataatatctcaGTTTTGTACTTTTTACCTTTAAAAGTTATGTAAggacaacaaaaattaaaattaataaataaatcaataattttaatatttaatgtggGTCTTAATAATTaaaggaacaccaacatcaaTCATAACGAAAAAAAATATGCCTTTGCACGGCCTTAAcatattcacatattttatttatggttACTTGAGAAATTTAATTGACATATTTTATAAAGATTCTGTctcataatcaaattatattcaGTCTTGTGTTTACTTTTTcagtaattttaaatataatgtaaagatattatattttctattattaaaattGCTTATCTCCATCACTTGTAGTAGAGATTTATCATTCAAtgaatgattgaaaaaaaaacaatttacttcaataaatttcaagtttttatctaaaaataaagaaattttctttctactctctttttgaaaaaagtgaaattaaaaagGGTTCCCACCTTGGATAGAAAACTATACAAGTGACCTACTTATTATGGAAATTTTCAGAACCAATAATTAAACCAAgcaaactaatttttttttctcatataaaGAAAGGGATTGTCTGATTCATTTTCATATGGATcatgatatatataataatatgagCTCCAAATTAAAAGGCATATCAATATTTTGAAAGTAggattatgaaatttttttatcgaAGCAATTTATGGTATTGTATAGACCAATTGCCATTTTATCTAATAAGTTTGCGGACATTGGGGTTCCACAAGGAGTACTTCCTCATATTATATTTGAAGTAGTTGTTCAAATTCTTTATGACATGCAAGTGAAATAAGTTCTAGTTAatggtaaaaagaaaattttgaatgtaGGAGTTGTTCTTATTTTATCATAAGGTTTTGTTAGAGCAGTGCAGCGTTGTACTGGTTCGGATCACATAATCCCACATCTAGTTGTTAATCTTAACTAAGAATTAACGTTTCACTCGCACAAATTAACAAGttgttacaatcacaaagaaaataaacaagtttgCTTGATTTTGGATTTCATTTGTATTGTTtggtacttttttttattttaaattctttttggAGTTTAAGatcattttagaatgaaatttatttagatttgagttaaaaaaataagttttttatatttgaaaaaaaattataattaagtgaagAAATGAACCAatccgtttaacccaccaacctcATGGTCGGATCAAGTTCGAATTTTTTTGAttcactaataaatgagtcaAATTAGGTTGACTCACGTTCAACCATAATGAACTTGTCGTTTTGACAACACTATCCaatatcttataaaattttattctca contains:
- the LOC108347851 gene encoding uncharacterized protein LOC108347851; this translates as MDLAPEELQFLNIPDILRESTSIPKRSPKTFYLITLTLIFPLSFAILAHSLFTHPLIVQLQNPFNDPSQTSHQWTLLLLIQFSYLLFLFAFSLLSTAAVVFTVASLYTAKPVSFSSTISAIPRVFKRLFITFLWVTLLMILYNSLILLSLVLIIVAIDTNNSLLLLLSLLIILSLFLVAHVYITALWHLASVVSVLEPVYGLAAMKKSYHLLKGRTKYAAVLVAAYLVVCSIISGIFSVVVVHGGDVYGVFTRIVVGGFLVGLLVIVNLVGLLVQSVFYYVCKSFHHQGIDKSALHDHLGGYLGEYVPLKSSIQMENLDV